AAATCTATTTTATCAAAAAAGAAAGTGAAGAAAGAGACCAAAATCTATCCATAGTTACAATAATTTCAATAATGCCTTTATCACCTCAATTCAATTATGTTATTTTTATGGCCACAAAATTGAATATCCAAAATGAGGTAGTTTAGTTTGTTGGGTTCCCACACTCCCCCCCACCACAAACAACTTTTACTCTAGCGTCATCATGACGTCATCTCACGCACAAGCAGGTGGAACGGACCCGGTCACTACAAGACATTTGTGTCCAGGCCCAACCCAGATAAACCCAAATACTtgggtaaaaaaaaaaagaactggCAGAGAGCACTAAAGCGGTGCCACGTGAATTTGAAGTAACGCGTGGGGGTTTAATAAGCAAGTCCACCAACCCCACCGTACAGAATCACATAAGAGAAAATTTAGCCTATGCTTTGGTGGGCCCAATTCATCAACAACCACCACCCTACACAATTTGTCCAAAATTTAATAATAGTATCAGTGATTTTAATTTACGTGTGTAtaattaactaataataataatatagtgtACTTTTGCTTCTCCTATTGGTTTTGGCTTTGAAATTTCTCGAAGcccatcaaaataaaataattgttgtTTACTtttgaattgtttttttttttaaatgaataagTTATTAAATGAAACGATTCGATGCATTACATTTTTCTGAAATATCATATTGATaagatattattttatatatatatctatactttattgtttgtattttttttgaAGGATGTTTGCTTTTAAATACTGATACCACACCTGTCAAAAATATTCCACCTGTTAAATGAATGTCTACAAATGCAAAATTTTAAAGCTCTCAAAATAAGCCAGAGTCCAAATCAGTGGTCAATTCCATTTGTATTCGATTAGCAACAAAATTGAATCCATACCATAATTGATCCATTATGACTAAAAAAAACGCTAATAGAACCaatttaaggaatttaattattgaataataccaaaaactccaaattaattttcatTTTTCACATTCCGGTTGTTACGACAGATTCCCATTGCCAATTCCAGTCAGCACGTTTAGACTGAGTTGTGAAAGGAGCCGTTGGTAACCTTACAAAACATTGAGTATGTCTGTGACGGGTCACCGTCCCACCAACTCTCCTCGCCCCTGTGTCTTTTGCCACTCACCATAAAAAGGAAATATTTTTAATCCTCATACCGGTCAATTTGATTCGTCCACGTGGCAGATTATTACAGGGCAACTATAGTTGGCGCGGTAGGTGAGTGACAGTACTCGAGTCTTTTGCGCATTGCGTCTTATcgattctattattattattattaatatttttttatcagtTTATTCTTTGGCTTCTTAAACAACTTCTTCGCACATCACCAACTTGGGCCAGAGCATCTCCAAATTCTTTTTCTCTCTCGGAGCCTGGTCAGTTACTGGTCTATCTCTGCTAACGTACGCCTCCATCTTTTTTTTTCGGGTAATTTTCTTTTTGATATTAACATGCGCCTCCTTAATAGATATTAACGGTTATTATgttcttaaaaaaatataattacgtATTAATATTCTGGCTTAATTTCCGTTCGCTTtggtaaaaaaaatacaaaatttagtTGGTTAAATTAATAAACGACAACAAAAGCGGCGAAGAAAAATAGAATTGAATTGACTTTAATTTATGTCGTTTAGGATTTTGATTGTCGTTTTCGGTACAGCTGGAATCAACGGAagcaaggaagaagaagaagaagatggaaaAGCTTGTAATCGAGGTGAAGGAGTGGACGATGGTGAAACCGGCGACGGAGACGCCTCAGAGGATTCTATGGAACTCGAATTTGGACCTGGTGATTCCGAGCATTCATACGCCGAGCGTTTACTTTTACAGACCCACCGGCGCCGCCAATTTCTTTGACGCTGGTGTCATGAAACAAACCCTAAGCAAGGCTCTCGTCCCTTTCTATCCCATGGCTGGTCGATTGCGCCGCGACGATGATGGCCGTATCGAGATTGATTGTAATGCCGATGGTGTCCTATTCGTCGAGGCCGAGTCCAACTTCGTCATCGACGATTTTGGTGATTTCGCTCCCACGCCGGAGCTCCGGAAGCTCATTCCTCCCGTTGATTACTCCGGTGGCATTGCTTCATATCCTCTATTGGTGTTACAGGTATGCATGAATATGCTCTGTTttgcttatttatttaatttgactTTTTCTTAAGAAATTGATTGAGATCATGCATCCATTGATGATGACTGTAttaattgtttttcttttaattatgataTATCATTGAAAATATTATGGATTGGTTTGATTCGTGATATTATTGGAAATGACCCTATGAAATAAAAATTAGCACTTTAGTGATGTTTGTTGGAAAGAAGAtataaataaagtattatttATGATTGTGTATAGATATCTATTATGATTGAGTTCATTTGAAgttattgtgtttgtttttgAAGAAAGGCTTTTTGAAATGGGACTCTTAAACTTTCTAACCAACCTTTTAatgtaaataaaatatattaaaagtcAATTACTATAGACAAATTGAGTTAATTatacagtaattttttttaataaataactaTTTAAGTTATTTGGTCCTCTGGTGAAATATATATCTGATAGACGCTGCCATGTCCTGTGTGGGCCACACTATCTTGGCTTTATATTCATTGTTTGATATAGTTTAGGTTAATTGAATGCTAATAAAGCCAAATTTCAAGTGATGTTCTTATGTCAATTACATGTCTTTGTTTAACTTAACTAAGTTGAAGCTTTCAAAACAAAATGATTTAAGGATTGTAAATTGTAATATCTGCAGGTTACGTACTTTAGATGTGGGGGTGTATCACTTGGTGTTGGTATGCAACACCATGCTGCAGATGGTTTTTCTGGTCTGCACTTTGTAAATACTTGGTCTGATATGGCTCGTGGTCTTGACCTTACCATTCCACCGTTTATAGATAGGACACTACTTCGTGCCCGTGATCCACCTAAAGCTACATTTGATCATATTGAATACAAACCCCCACCAGCCATGAAAAGCAAAAACCCAGGTCCAGAAATCACCACTCATGCAGTTGGTATGTACAAGTTGACCAAGGAACAAGTAGCCATGTTGAAAGGCAAGTGCAAGGAAGATGGGAACACAGTCAACTACAGCTCATACGAGATGTTATCAGGTCATGTTTGGAGATGCGTTTGCAAGGCTCGCGGACTACCTGCCGATCAAGATACCAAATTGTACATTGCTACTGATGGTAGGTCTAGGCTGCAACCACCACTCCCACCTGGCTACTTTGGCAATGTAATTTTCACATCCACACCACTTGCTGTGGCTGGTGATCTTATGTCAAAGCCCACTTGGTATGCTGCAAGCCGAATTCACAACGCCTTGGTAAGGATGGACAATGAGTATTTAAGGTCCGCGCTTGACTACTTAGAAGTTCAGCCTAATCTGGCAGCCCTTGTCCGGGGAGCTCATACTTTTAAGTGCCCAAATCTTGGAATAACTAGCTGGGTTAGATTGCCCATTCATGATGCTGATTTTGGCTGGGGTCGACCAATTTTCATGGGACCAGGTGGGATTTTTTGCGAGGGCTTAGCATTTACGTTACCTAGCCCAATTAACGATGGAAGCTTGTCAGTTGCAATTGGTCTTCAACCTGAACACTTGAAAGCATTTGAGAAGTTGTTATACGAGATATGATGGACTGTTTTCTGGTTTGCCTTAAATGGTTACAAGGTAGATTGTCTCgatcatttttttctttcccttcttctCTACACTGTTTTTTATGTGAATGAGACTCTTCGTCATATGATAATTTTCCCGAACTAAAGTGGGGTTGGCTGAATGTTGTATACCTATAAACTACAGACTATTGTGTTACAAATTTTTACTTTACAATGGTGATAATACATTCAACACAGACTACAAGTTGGATctgattttgaaattaatttcaTGTTCAATGGCATTACTGTGTTTATTTTCAGGATTAACTACTCTACTCATGTTAATACTTGCGTTATGATTCTTTGGCTTTGTTTTAAGGAGGATTAAGAGCTAGTTGTTGTGATCATCTCGATCAGTGTCGCTAGTGACAGCCTCTGCTTTTTGGTCTTAAAATATGTTTAGCACTGAATAATTCACCTACTACTCTTTACAAGATAGGAGCTAAGCTATACCCATTACATATATTTAGTGTGTGAATTTTCAATCAATTAATCATCTCCAATAAAGGCTCTTATGAT
This genomic interval from Humulus lupulus chromosome 8, drHumLupu1.1, whole genome shotgun sequence contains the following:
- the LOC133796488 gene encoding shikimate O-hydroxycinnamoyltransferase-like, whose product is MEKLVIEVKEWTMVKPATETPQRILWNSNLDLVIPSIHTPSVYFYRPTGAANFFDAGVMKQTLSKALVPFYPMAGRLRRDDDGRIEIDCNADGVLFVEAESNFVIDDFGDFAPTPELRKLIPPVDYSGGIASYPLLVLQVTYFRCGGVSLGVGMQHHAADGFSGLHFVNTWSDMARGLDLTIPPFIDRTLLRARDPPKATFDHIEYKPPPAMKSKNPGPEITTHAVGMYKLTKEQVAMLKGKCKEDGNTVNYSSYEMLSGHVWRCVCKARGLPADQDTKLYIATDGRSRLQPPLPPGYFGNVIFTSTPLAVAGDLMSKPTWYAASRIHNALVRMDNEYLRSALDYLEVQPNLAALVRGAHTFKCPNLGITSWVRLPIHDADFGWGRPIFMGPGGIFCEGLAFTLPSPINDGSLSVAIGLQPEHLKAFEKLLYEI